From the genome of Bombus pascuorum chromosome 2, iyBomPasc1.1, whole genome shotgun sequence, one region includes:
- the LOC132916549 gene encoding ribose-phosphate pyrophosphokinase 1 isoform X1, translating to MINENKYSWAHRMDLSEQHKRKRICQCSQKFKGNVMPVSQPVRAKSLLRANLENSRGRLLQSRMPNIKVFSGTSHPDLAQRIVDRLGIDIGKVVTKKFSNLETCVEIGESVRGEDVYIVQSGSGEVNDNLMELLIMINACKIASASRVTAVIPCFPYARQDKKDKGGDGRDNRNSKKQIIMKSNEWKFRDFVPDLSTSRAPISAKLVANMLSVAGADHIITMDLHASQIQGFFDIPVDNLFAEPAVLKWIKENIIEWRNSIIVSPDAGGAKRVTSIADRLNVEFALIHKERKKANEVASMVLVGDVKDRVAILVDDMADTCGTICHAAEKLLEAGATKVYAILTHGIFSGPAISRINNACFEAVVVTNTIPQDGHMQDCPKIQCIDVSMMFAEAVRRTHNGESVSYLFSNVPY from the exons AtgataaatgaaaacaaatattcTTGGGCACATAGAATGGATCTCTCAGAACAACACAAGCGCAAACGAATATGTCAGTGCTCACAGAAATTTAAGGGAAATG TGATGCCTGTGTCCCAGCCAGTGCGTGCTAAGAGTTTGTTACGCGCAAACTTAGAAAATTCTCGCGGGCGACTTTTACAAAGCAGAATGCCAAACATCAAAGTCTTTAGTGGCACATCGCATCCAGATTTGGCTCAACGTATCGTTGACAGACTCGGTATTGACATTGGAAAAGTTGTCACGAAGAAATTTAGTAACCTCGAAACATG CGTGGAAATAGGAGAATCTGTTCGTGGAGAAGATGTATACATTGTACAAAGTGGAAGTGGAGAAGTAAATGACAACTTGATGGAATTATTGATTATGATCAATGCATGTAAAATTGCTTCTGCATCTCGAGTAACTGCTGTAATTCCTTGTTTCCCGTATGCAAGACAAGATAAGAAGGATAAG GGTGGTGATGGACGTGACAACAGAAATTCtaagaaacaaattatcaTGAAGTCAAACGAGTGGAAATTCAGG GATTTTGTGCCCGACCTCTCTACA aGTCGTGCGCCTATTTCAGCAAAGTTAGTAGCAAATATGTTGTCAGTAGCAGGAGCTGATCACATTATTACAATGGATTTGCATGCTAGTCAAATACAAGGATTTTTTGACATTCCAGTTGACAACTTATTTGCTGAACCAGCTGTTTTGAAAtggattaaagaaaatattatagaatggCGAAACAGCATCATTGTTTCTCCAGATGCTGGTGGTGCTAAAAG GGTAACATCTATTGCTGATCGATTAAATGTTGAATTTGCTCTTATAcacaaagaaaggaaaaaggcaAATGAAGTTGCTAGTATGGTATTAGTTGGAGATGTAAAAGACAGAGTTGCTATTCTAGTAGACGACATGGCCGACACTTGTGGCACTATTTGTCATGCAGCAGAAAAGCTTTTAGAAGCTGGAGCAACAAAAGTATATGCCATTTTAACACATGGAATTTTCAGTGGCCCAGCAATTAGTAGAATTAACAATGCATGTTTTGAAGCTGTGGTAGTAACAAATACCATTCCTCAAGATGGCCATATGCAGGATTGTCCAAAGATACAG TGTATCGATGTATCAATGATGTTCGCTGAGGCTGTAAGGCGGACTCATAACGGTGAATCTGTATCGTACCTGTTTTCAAATGTACCGTATTAG
- the LOC132916551 gene encoding metallophosphoesterase domain-containing protein 1 isoform X2, with protein MMIDIHPLTNNPTAAWRELSQQQKVIKINTKLPTTEAANDKLRVVCMSDTHSLTPFIKFDIPMGDVFIHAGDFTKCGSLQEVIEFNNWIGNLPHKNKIVIAGNHELSFDPTFTHPFSLQTSGNRQKHTGTSILDNIPTLGMSKDTLAEAIQTTNVKEYLTNCTYLEDSETIIHGIKIYGTPWQPEFYKWAFNVPRGEACLSKWEMIPSDTDILVTHTPPVGHGDLCCSGVRAGCVELLSTVQNRVKPKYHVFGHIHEGYGISSDGKIIYVNASTCDLNYLPSNPPVVFDITLPPEHCKS; from the exons ATGATGATAGATATTCATCCATTAACAAACAATCCTACAGCAGCTTGGCGTGAACTGTCACAGCAGCAAAAagtgattaaaataaataccaaACTTCCAACAACTGAAGCAGCAAATGATAAA ctCCGTGTTGTTTGTATGAGTGATACTCATTCATTAACACCATTCATAAAATTCGATATACCCATGGGAGATGTGTTTATACATGCTGGAGATTTTACAAAATGTGGTAGTTTGCAAGAAGTcatagaatttaataattggaTTG GTAATTTGccacataaaaataaaattgttatagcTGGTAATCATGAACTTAGCTTTGATCCCACATTTACTCATCCCTTTTCATTACAAACCAGTGGAAATCGTCAAAAACATACAGGGACCAGTATTCTTGACAATATACCTACATTAGGAATGTCTAAGGATACTCTTGCAGAAGCAATACAGACTACGAAcgttaaagaatatttgaCAAATTGCACTTATTTAGAAGATTCAGAAACTATAATacatggaataaaaatatatggtaCTCCATG GCAACCAGAATTTTATAAGTGGGCATTTAATGTACCTCGTGGAGAAGCATGCCTTTCAAAGTGGGAAATGATACCATCAGACACAGATATTCTTGTAACACACACACCTCCTGTAGGTCATGGAGATTTATGTTGTAGTGGCGTAAGAGCTGGATGTGTTGAGTTACTTTCTACAGTTCAAAATAGAGTTAAACCAAAGTATCATGTTTTTGGTCATATACACGAag GGTATGGCATCTCATCTGATGGGAAAATcatatatgtaaatgcatCAACCTgtgatttaaattatttaccaAGTAATCCACCAGTAGTCTTTGATATAACATTACCACCTGAACATTgtaaatcataa
- the LOC132916549 gene encoding ribose-phosphate pyrophosphokinase 1 isoform X4 produces the protein MINENKYSWAHRMDLSEQHKRKRICQCSQKFKGNVMPVSQPVRAKSLLRANLENSRGRLLQSRMPNIKVFSGTSHPDLAQRIVDRLGIDIGKVVTKKFSNLETCVEIGESVRGEDVYIVQSGSGEVNDNLMELLIMINACKIASASRVTAVIPCFPYARQDKKDKSRAPISAKLVANMLSVAGADHIITMDLHASQIQGFFDIPVDNLFAEPAVLKWIKENIIEWRNSIIVSPDAGGAKRVTSIADRLNVEFALIHKERKKANEVASMVLVGDVKDRVAILVDDMADTCGTICHAAEKLLEAGATKVYAILTHGIFSGPAISRINNACFEAVVVTNTIPQDGHMQDCPKIQCIDVSMMFAEAVRRTHNGESVSYLFSNVPY, from the exons AtgataaatgaaaacaaatattcTTGGGCACATAGAATGGATCTCTCAGAACAACACAAGCGCAAACGAATATGTCAGTGCTCACAGAAATTTAAGGGAAATG TGATGCCTGTGTCCCAGCCAGTGCGTGCTAAGAGTTTGTTACGCGCAAACTTAGAAAATTCTCGCGGGCGACTTTTACAAAGCAGAATGCCAAACATCAAAGTCTTTAGTGGCACATCGCATCCAGATTTGGCTCAACGTATCGTTGACAGACTCGGTATTGACATTGGAAAAGTTGTCACGAAGAAATTTAGTAACCTCGAAACATG CGTGGAAATAGGAGAATCTGTTCGTGGAGAAGATGTATACATTGTACAAAGTGGAAGTGGAGAAGTAAATGACAACTTGATGGAATTATTGATTATGATCAATGCATGTAAAATTGCTTCTGCATCTCGAGTAACTGCTGTAATTCCTTGTTTCCCGTATGCAAGACAAGATAAGAAGGATAAG aGTCGTGCGCCTATTTCAGCAAAGTTAGTAGCAAATATGTTGTCAGTAGCAGGAGCTGATCACATTATTACAATGGATTTGCATGCTAGTCAAATACAAGGATTTTTTGACATTCCAGTTGACAACTTATTTGCTGAACCAGCTGTTTTGAAAtggattaaagaaaatattatagaatggCGAAACAGCATCATTGTTTCTCCAGATGCTGGTGGTGCTAAAAG GGTAACATCTATTGCTGATCGATTAAATGTTGAATTTGCTCTTATAcacaaagaaaggaaaaaggcaAATGAAGTTGCTAGTATGGTATTAGTTGGAGATGTAAAAGACAGAGTTGCTATTCTAGTAGACGACATGGCCGACACTTGTGGCACTATTTGTCATGCAGCAGAAAAGCTTTTAGAAGCTGGAGCAACAAAAGTATATGCCATTTTAACACATGGAATTTTCAGTGGCCCAGCAATTAGTAGAATTAACAATGCATGTTTTGAAGCTGTGGTAGTAACAAATACCATTCCTCAAGATGGCCATATGCAGGATTGTCCAAAGATACAG TGTATCGATGTATCAATGATGTTCGCTGAGGCTGTAAGGCGGACTCATAACGGTGAATCTGTATCGTACCTGTTTTCAAATGTACCGTATTAG
- the LOC132916548 gene encoding medium-chain specific acyl-CoA dehydrogenase, mitochondrial, producing MFSRTIMKSVKYQKVMRTFSSTSDYAIGYNFELNDMQREMQELARKFTKEEIIPAAAEYDRSGKYPWDIVKKAWSLGLLNKHIPEHCGGMNVGTFEGCLVGEEFAYGCTGISTALEGSGLGQAPVIAFGTKEQHKKYLGRLIEEPLVAAYCVTEPGAGSDVAGIKTKAEKKGNEWIINGTKMWITNGGVANWYFLLARTNPDPKAPAGKAFTAFIVEREYEGVIPGRKELNMGQRASDTRMITFEDVRVPQENVLGKEGEGFKIAMKTFDRTRPMVAASSVGLAQRALDEAVKYATQRKTFNKIIGEHQAVAFMLADMSIGVETARLAWMKAAWAADRSLPIATNLASIAKCYGGDVANKCATDAVQIFGGAGFNTEYPVEKLMRDAKIYQIYEGTAQIQRLIISRYLLSEATQKNT from the exons ATGTTTTCACGAACG ATAATGAAAAGTGTAAAGTATCAAAAGGTGATGAGAACATTTTCATCAACATCTGATTATGctataggatataactttg AACTAAATGATATGCAAAGAGAAATGCAAGAATTGGCTCGCAAATttacaaaagaagaaatcatTCCAGCAGCTGCTGAATATGATAGAAGTGGAAAATATCCATGGGATATTGTGAAAAAAGCATGGAGTTTgggtttattaaataaacatattcCTGAACATTGTG GAGGAATGAATGTTGGTACTTTTGAAGGTTGTTTAGTTGGAGAGGAATTTGCTTATGGCTGTACAGGAATATCAACCGCATTAGAAGGATCAGGATTAGGT cAAGCTCCTGTAATTGCATTTGGAACAAAAGAACAACACAAAAAATATCTTGGAAGACTTATTGAAGAACCACTTGTTGCT gcATATTGTGTTACCGAACCTGGAGCTGGATCAGATGTTGCAGGTATCAAAACAAAGGctgaaaagaaaggaaatgagTGGATCATTAATGGAACAAAAATGTGGATAACAAATGGAGGTGTTGCTAATTG GTATTTTCTATTAGCAAGGACAAATCCTGATCCAAAAGCTCCAGCTGGTAAAGCTTTCACAGCTTTTATCGTAGAACGCGAGTATGAAGGTGTAATACCCGGTCGAAAA GAATTAAACATGGGTCAAAGAGCTTCTGATACTCGAATGATAACATTCGAAGACGTCCGTGTTCCACAAGAAAATGTTTTGGGCAAAGAAGGCGAAGGATTTAAGATTGCTATGAAAACTTTTGATAGAACTAGACCAATG GTTGCAGCCTCATCTGTCGGTCTAGCTCAAAGAGCTCTTGACGAAGCTGTAAAATACGCAACACAACgtaaaacttttaataaaatcataggAGAACATCAAGCTGTAGCATTCATGCTCGCAGATATGTCGATCGGTGTTGAGACTGCTAGACTTGCATGGATGAAGGCAGCTTGGGCTGCCGATCGTAGTCTTCCAATAGCTACAAATCTTGCTAGCATTGCAAAGTGTTATGGTGGTGATGTAGCCAACAAATGTGCAACAGATGCTGTtcaa ATTTTCGGTGGTGCTGGATTCAACACCGAATATCCAGTAGAAAAATTGATGCGAGAtgcaaaaatttatcaaatttacgAAGGTACTGCGCAAATCCAGAGACTTATAATCTCGCGTTATCTACTTTCTGAGGCTACTcagaaaaatacataa
- the LOC132916549 gene encoding ribose-phosphate pyrophosphokinase 1 isoform X3, which yields MINENKYSWAHRMDLSEQHKRKRICQCSQKFKGNVMPVSQPVRAKSLLRANLENSRGRLLQSRMPNIKVFSGTSHPDLAQRIVDRLGIDIGKVVTKKFSNLETCVEIGESVRGEDVYIVQSGSGEVNDNLMELLIMINACKIASASRVTAVIPCFPYARQDKKDKDFVPDLSTSRAPISAKLVANMLSVAGADHIITMDLHASQIQGFFDIPVDNLFAEPAVLKWIKENIIEWRNSIIVSPDAGGAKRVTSIADRLNVEFALIHKERKKANEVASMVLVGDVKDRVAILVDDMADTCGTICHAAEKLLEAGATKVYAILTHGIFSGPAISRINNACFEAVVVTNTIPQDGHMQDCPKIQCIDVSMMFAEAVRRTHNGESVSYLFSNVPY from the exons AtgataaatgaaaacaaatattcTTGGGCACATAGAATGGATCTCTCAGAACAACACAAGCGCAAACGAATATGTCAGTGCTCACAGAAATTTAAGGGAAATG TGATGCCTGTGTCCCAGCCAGTGCGTGCTAAGAGTTTGTTACGCGCAAACTTAGAAAATTCTCGCGGGCGACTTTTACAAAGCAGAATGCCAAACATCAAAGTCTTTAGTGGCACATCGCATCCAGATTTGGCTCAACGTATCGTTGACAGACTCGGTATTGACATTGGAAAAGTTGTCACGAAGAAATTTAGTAACCTCGAAACATG CGTGGAAATAGGAGAATCTGTTCGTGGAGAAGATGTATACATTGTACAAAGTGGAAGTGGAGAAGTAAATGACAACTTGATGGAATTATTGATTATGATCAATGCATGTAAAATTGCTTCTGCATCTCGAGTAACTGCTGTAATTCCTTGTTTCCCGTATGCAAGACAAGATAAGAAGGATAAG GATTTTGTGCCCGACCTCTCTACA aGTCGTGCGCCTATTTCAGCAAAGTTAGTAGCAAATATGTTGTCAGTAGCAGGAGCTGATCACATTATTACAATGGATTTGCATGCTAGTCAAATACAAGGATTTTTTGACATTCCAGTTGACAACTTATTTGCTGAACCAGCTGTTTTGAAAtggattaaagaaaatattatagaatggCGAAACAGCATCATTGTTTCTCCAGATGCTGGTGGTGCTAAAAG GGTAACATCTATTGCTGATCGATTAAATGTTGAATTTGCTCTTATAcacaaagaaaggaaaaaggcaAATGAAGTTGCTAGTATGGTATTAGTTGGAGATGTAAAAGACAGAGTTGCTATTCTAGTAGACGACATGGCCGACACTTGTGGCACTATTTGTCATGCAGCAGAAAAGCTTTTAGAAGCTGGAGCAACAAAAGTATATGCCATTTTAACACATGGAATTTTCAGTGGCCCAGCAATTAGTAGAATTAACAATGCATGTTTTGAAGCTGTGGTAGTAACAAATACCATTCCTCAAGATGGCCATATGCAGGATTGTCCAAAGATACAG TGTATCGATGTATCAATGATGTTCGCTGAGGCTGTAAGGCGGACTCATAACGGTGAATCTGTATCGTACCTGTTTTCAAATGTACCGTATTAG
- the LOC132916551 gene encoding metallophosphoesterase domain-containing protein 1 isoform X1 yields MWKVQHELKLIMMIDIHPLTNNPTAAWRELSQQQKVIKINTKLPTTEAANDKLRVVCMSDTHSLTPFIKFDIPMGDVFIHAGDFTKCGSLQEVIEFNNWIGNLPHKNKIVIAGNHELSFDPTFTHPFSLQTSGNRQKHTGTSILDNIPTLGMSKDTLAEAIQTTNVKEYLTNCTYLEDSETIIHGIKIYGTPWQPEFYKWAFNVPRGEACLSKWEMIPSDTDILVTHTPPVGHGDLCCSGVRAGCVELLSTVQNRVKPKYHVFGHIHEGYGISSDGKIIYVNASTCDLNYLPSNPPVVFDITLPPEHCKS; encoded by the exons atgtggAAGGTACAACATGAACTTAAGCtaat CATGATGATAGATATTCATCCATTAACAAACAATCCTACAGCAGCTTGGCGTGAACTGTCACAGCAGCAAAAagtgattaaaataaataccaaACTTCCAACAACTGAAGCAGCAAATGATAAA ctCCGTGTTGTTTGTATGAGTGATACTCATTCATTAACACCATTCATAAAATTCGATATACCCATGGGAGATGTGTTTATACATGCTGGAGATTTTACAAAATGTGGTAGTTTGCAAGAAGTcatagaatttaataattggaTTG GTAATTTGccacataaaaataaaattgttatagcTGGTAATCATGAACTTAGCTTTGATCCCACATTTACTCATCCCTTTTCATTACAAACCAGTGGAAATCGTCAAAAACATACAGGGACCAGTATTCTTGACAATATACCTACATTAGGAATGTCTAAGGATACTCTTGCAGAAGCAATACAGACTACGAAcgttaaagaatatttgaCAAATTGCACTTATTTAGAAGATTCAGAAACTATAATacatggaataaaaatatatggtaCTCCATG GCAACCAGAATTTTATAAGTGGGCATTTAATGTACCTCGTGGAGAAGCATGCCTTTCAAAGTGGGAAATGATACCATCAGACACAGATATTCTTGTAACACACACACCTCCTGTAGGTCATGGAGATTTATGTTGTAGTGGCGTAAGAGCTGGATGTGTTGAGTTACTTTCTACAGTTCAAAATAGAGTTAAACCAAAGTATCATGTTTTTGGTCATATACACGAag GGTATGGCATCTCATCTGATGGGAAAATcatatatgtaaatgcatCAACCTgtgatttaaattatttaccaAGTAATCCACCAGTAGTCTTTGATATAACATTACCACCTGAACATTgtaaatcataa
- the LOC132916552 gene encoding ubiquitin-conjugating enzyme E2-22 kDa — MANIAALRIQREFKEVIRSEEVAKCAIKVELVNDSFTELKGEIAGPPDTPYEGGNFVLEIKVPETYPFNPPKVRFITKIWHPNISSVTGAICLDILKDQWAAAMTLRTVLLSLQALLSAAEPDDPQDAVVARQYKEHPEMFRQTAKHWTYVYAGGPAKMPDLDDKIRRLTDMGIEEHNARVALSSYNWDLERATEQLFS; from the exons ATGGCGAACATCGCGGCATTGAGAATCCAACGCGAATTTAAAGAGGTTATAAGAAGCGAGGAG GTTGCAAAATGTGCAATCAAAGTTGAATTGGTAAATGATAGTTTTACTGAACTAAAAGGTGAGATAGCAGGCCCGCCAGATACACCATATGAGGGAGGTAATTTTGTGCTCGAGATTAAAGTTCCCGAGACATATCCCTTCAATCCTCCTAAA GTACGATTCATAACAAAAATATGGCACCCTAATATATCTTCCGTAACAGGTGCTATATGTTTAGATATATTGAAAGACCAGTG GGCTGCTGCTATGACTTTACGTACGGTACTGCTATCATTACAAGCTTTACTATCTGCAGCAGAACCAGATGATCCACAAGACGCTGTAGTGGCTAGGCAATATAAAGAACATCCAGAAATGTTTCGTCAAACTGCCAAACATTGgacatatgtatatgcagGTG gACCAGCAAAGATGCCTGATTTAGATGATAAAATAAGGCGACTAACAGATATGGGTATTGAGGAACATAATGCAAGAGTTGCTTTATCTTCATACAATTGGGATTTGGAACGTGCCACTGAGCAGCTCTTCAGTTAG
- the LOC132916549 gene encoding ribose-phosphate pyrophosphokinase 1 isoform X2: MINENKYSWAHRMDLSEQHKRKRICQCSQKFKGNVMPVSQPVRAKSLLRANLENSRGRLLQSRMPNIKVFSGTSHPDLAQRIVDRLGIDIGKVVTKKFSNLETCVEIGESVRGEDVYIVQSGSGEVNDNLMELLIMINACKIASASRVTAVIPCFPYARQDKKDKGGDGRDNRNSKKQIIMKSNEWKFRSRAPISAKLVANMLSVAGADHIITMDLHASQIQGFFDIPVDNLFAEPAVLKWIKENIIEWRNSIIVSPDAGGAKRVTSIADRLNVEFALIHKERKKANEVASMVLVGDVKDRVAILVDDMADTCGTICHAAEKLLEAGATKVYAILTHGIFSGPAISRINNACFEAVVVTNTIPQDGHMQDCPKIQCIDVSMMFAEAVRRTHNGESVSYLFSNVPY; the protein is encoded by the exons AtgataaatgaaaacaaatattcTTGGGCACATAGAATGGATCTCTCAGAACAACACAAGCGCAAACGAATATGTCAGTGCTCACAGAAATTTAAGGGAAATG TGATGCCTGTGTCCCAGCCAGTGCGTGCTAAGAGTTTGTTACGCGCAAACTTAGAAAATTCTCGCGGGCGACTTTTACAAAGCAGAATGCCAAACATCAAAGTCTTTAGTGGCACATCGCATCCAGATTTGGCTCAACGTATCGTTGACAGACTCGGTATTGACATTGGAAAAGTTGTCACGAAGAAATTTAGTAACCTCGAAACATG CGTGGAAATAGGAGAATCTGTTCGTGGAGAAGATGTATACATTGTACAAAGTGGAAGTGGAGAAGTAAATGACAACTTGATGGAATTATTGATTATGATCAATGCATGTAAAATTGCTTCTGCATCTCGAGTAACTGCTGTAATTCCTTGTTTCCCGTATGCAAGACAAGATAAGAAGGATAAG GGTGGTGATGGACGTGACAACAGAAATTCtaagaaacaaattatcaTGAAGTCAAACGAGTGGAAATTCAGG aGTCGTGCGCCTATTTCAGCAAAGTTAGTAGCAAATATGTTGTCAGTAGCAGGAGCTGATCACATTATTACAATGGATTTGCATGCTAGTCAAATACAAGGATTTTTTGACATTCCAGTTGACAACTTATTTGCTGAACCAGCTGTTTTGAAAtggattaaagaaaatattatagaatggCGAAACAGCATCATTGTTTCTCCAGATGCTGGTGGTGCTAAAAG GGTAACATCTATTGCTGATCGATTAAATGTTGAATTTGCTCTTATAcacaaagaaaggaaaaaggcaAATGAAGTTGCTAGTATGGTATTAGTTGGAGATGTAAAAGACAGAGTTGCTATTCTAGTAGACGACATGGCCGACACTTGTGGCACTATTTGTCATGCAGCAGAAAAGCTTTTAGAAGCTGGAGCAACAAAAGTATATGCCATTTTAACACATGGAATTTTCAGTGGCCCAGCAATTAGTAGAATTAACAATGCATGTTTTGAAGCTGTGGTAGTAACAAATACCATTCCTCAAGATGGCCATATGCAGGATTGTCCAAAGATACAG TGTATCGATGTATCAATGATGTTCGCTGAGGCTGTAAGGCGGACTCATAACGGTGAATCTGTATCGTACCTGTTTTCAAATGTACCGTATTAG